From Nilaparvata lugens isolate BPH chromosome 7, ASM1435652v1, whole genome shotgun sequence, one genomic window encodes:
- the LOC120352284 gene encoding raf homolog serine/threonine-protein kinase Raf-like produces MSGDDSNMSVDEYDEVTLQDELRNIRSFIHLTRGNIDALNAKFACFQHPPSIYLAEYQELTSKLHDYEVREHQLIEEITSVNAFAQESDTGNATSVENVSITGISICRTIPLRSVIRAHLPNQQRTSVQVRVGQSVRDSLSKAMSFRNITPSMCTVYTLNHEQIEWDADISTIDCDEIKVEIIDKFPVTTSISHNFIRKTFFSLAFCECCRRLLFQGFYCRTCGYRFHQRCAAGVPALCQQVRMEETYYQALLARNAEEKAGILMPSDYGMNRSSDQRHPRAFSHGERSSSAPNVCINVVNLPGTTDSTGLEGFVHLATNIPNPATGSSRLSHSQSAQASPTNALRPWRPRARSADESANKKIHRDSSNREPCENWEILAEEILIGPRIGSGSFGTVFKGHWHGPVAVKTLNVKDPTPAQLQAFKNEVAVLRKTRHVNILLFMGCVSKPQLAIVTQWCEGSSLYRHLHVLDSKFELHTLIDISRQTAQGMDYLHAKNIIHRDLKSNNIFLHHPAVKIGDFGLATVKTKWSGGQQFHQPSGSVMWMAPEVVRMKEENPYSFQSDVYAYGIVLYELFSGELPYGADLNMDVILYMVGRGWKRPDLDKLHSETPKALRRLTEDCTKFNREERPLFRQILASLESLSRALPKIQRSTSEPTLNRTQLQSEDFLLYPCPSPKTPVNAQYGAFPFCSLGGVI; encoded by the coding sequence ATGTCAGGAGATGACTCAAATATGTCTGTAGATGAGTACGATGAAGTGACTTTACAGGATGAGCTGCGAAATATTCGGAGTTTTATACATTTAACAAGGGGTAATATTGATGCTCTCAACGCTAAATTTGCTTGTTTTCAACACCCTCCATCAATTTATTTAGCAGAATATCAAGAGCTGACAAGTAAACTTCACGATTACGAGGTTAGGGAACACCAGTTGATAGAAGAAATTACTAGTGTAAATGCGTTTGCTCAGGAAAGTGATACTGGTAACGCAACATCTGTAGAAAATGTGAGTATTACCGGTATTAGTATTTGTAGAACGATACCATTAAGATCTGTAATTAGAGCTCACCTTCCGAACCAACAGCGCACAAGTGTTCAGGTGAGGGTTGGTCAGTCAGTTCGTGATTCACTGTCCAAGGCAATGAGCTTTCGAAACATTACTCCTTCTATGTGCACTGTGTACACTCTCAATCATGAGCAAATAGAATGGGATGCAGATATTTCCACAATTGACTGTGACGAAATAAAGGTAGAAATCATTGATAAGTTTCCAGTTACTACCAGTATATCTCACAATTTCATTAGAAAGACATTTTTCTCGCTGGCGTTCTGTGAGTGTTGCAGGCGGCTTTTGTTTCAAGGTTTTTATTGTAGGACGTGTGGTTATCGGTTCCATCAGAGGTGTGCAGCTGGTGTGCCGGCACTATGTCAACAAGTTAGAATGGAGGAAACCTACTATCAAGCGCTACTGGCGAGGAATGCAGAAGAAAAGGCTGGCATACTAATGCCATCGGATTATGGTATGAACAGATCATCCGATCAACGACATCCAAGGGCGTTCAGCCACGGAGAGAGATCGAGCTCAGCACCGAATGTCTGTATAAATGTAGTCAATCTACCAGGAACAACTGACTCTACTGGTTTGGAGGGCTTTGTGCATTTGGCCACTAACATTCCAAATCCCGCAACAGGCTCGTCGAGGCTGTCGCACAGTCAGAGTGCGCAGGCGTCGCCGACGAACGCGCTGAGGCCGTGGAGGCCTAGAGCCCGCAGTGCTGACGAAAGCGCCAACAAGAAGATTCATCGTGACTCGAGCAATAGAGAGCCCTGTGAGAACTGGGAAATATTGGCCGAAGAAATTCTTATCGGCCCACGCATTGGCTCCGGCTCGTTTGGAACTGTTTTCAAGGGACACTGGCATGGCCCGGTTGCTGTGAAAACGCTCAACGTAAAAGACCCGACACCTGCACAGTTGCAGGCGTTCAAAAACGAGGTCGCCGTACTCAGAAAAACCAGGCACGTCAACATTCTTCTCTTCATGGGCTGTGTTAGCAAACCTCAACTGGCTATTGTTACTCAGTGGTGTGAGGGCTCTAGTCTCTACAGGCATCTGCACGTTCTAGATTCAAAGTTCGAATTGCACACGTTAATTGATATTTCAAGGCAGACGGCACAGGGTATGGATTATTTGCATGCTAAGAACATTATTCACCGCGATCTAAAgagtaataatatatttttacaccACCCGGCTGTGAAGATCGGTGATTTCGGTCTAGCGACTGTGAAGACAAAGTGGTCGGGAGGACAGCAGTTTCACCAGCCTTCGGGTTCCGTCATGTGGATGGCACCAGAAGTGGTAAGGATGAAAGAGGAGAACCCGTACAGTTTCCAGTCGGATGTCTATGCTTATGGAATTGTGTTGTATGAACTGTTCTCTGGTGAACTGCCGTACGGCGCTGACCTCAACATGGATGTCATTTTGTACATGGTTGGGCGAGGTTGGAAGCGTCCGGACCTGGACAAGCTGCACTCGGAGACGCCCAAGGCGCTGAGGCGGCTGACTGAGGACTGCACAAAGTTCAACCGCGAGGAGAGGCCTCTCTTCAGACAGATCCTTGCCTCGCTTGAGAGTCTGTCGCGCGCCCTGCCCAAGATCCAGCGATCGACGTCCGAGCCGACGCTCAACCGCACTCAGCTGCAGTCCGAGGACTTTCTGCTCTACCCCTGTCCTTCGCCCAAGACGCCCGTCAACGCTCAGTATGGAGCATTTCCTTTCTGCTCGCTTGGCGGCGTCATCTAA
- the LOC111060035 gene encoding raf homolog serine/threonine-protein kinase Raf-like, translating into MSGDDSNMSVDEYDEVTLQDELRNIRSFIHLTRGNIDALNAKFACFQHPPSIYLAEYQELTSKLHDYEVREHQLIEEITSVNAFAQESDTGNATSVENVSITGISICRTIPLRSVIRAHLPNQQRTSVQVRVGQSVRDSLSKAMSFRNITPSMCTVYTLNHEQIEWDADISTIDCDEIKVEIIDKFPVTTSISHNFIRKTFFSLAFCECCRRLLFQGFYCRTCGYRFHQRCAAGVPALCQQVRMEETYYQALLARNAEEKAGILMPSDYGMNRSSDQRHPRAFSHGERSSSAPNVCINVVNLPGTTDSTGLEGFVHLATNIPNPATGSSRLSHSQSAQASPTNALRPWRPRARSADESANKKIHRDSSNREPCENWEILAEEILIGPRIGSGSFGTVFKGHWHGPVAVKTLNVKDPTPAQLQAFKNEVAVLRKTRHVNILLFMGCVSKPQLAIVTQWCEGSSLYRHLHVLDSKFELHTLIDISRQTAQGMDYLHAKNIIHRDLKSNNIFLHHPAVKIGDFGLATVKTKWSGGQQFHQPSGSVMWMAPEVVRMKEENPYSFQSDVYAYGIVLYELFSGELPYGADLNMDVILYMVGRGWKRPDLDKLHSETPKALRRLTEDCTKFNREERPLFRQILASLESLSRALPKIQRSTSEPTLNRTQLQSEDFLLYPCPSPKTPVNAQYGAFP; encoded by the coding sequence ATGTCAGGAGATGACTCAAATATGTCTGTAGATGAGTACGATGAAGTGACTTTACAGGATGAGCTGCGAAATATTCGGAGTTTTATACATTTAACAAGGGGTAATATTGATGCTCTCAACGCTAAATTTGCTTGTTTTCAACACCCTCCATCAATTTATTTAGCAGAATATCAAGAGCTGACAAGTAAACTTCACGATTACGAGGTTAGGGAACACCAGTTGATAGAAGAAATTACTAGTGTAAATGCGTTTGCTCAGGAAAGTGATACTGGTAACGCAACATCTGTAGAAAATGTGAGTATTACCGGTATTAGTATTTGTAGAACGATACCATTAAGATCTGTAATTAGAGCTCACCTTCCGAACCAACAGCGCACAAGTGTTCAGGTGAGGGTTGGTCAGTCAGTTCGTGATTCACTGTCCAAGGCAATGAGCTTTCGAAACATTACTCCTTCTATGTGCACTGTGTACACTCTCAATCATGAGCAAATAGAATGGGATGCAGATATTTCCACAATTGACTGTGACGAAATAAAGGTAGAAATCATTGATAAGTTTCCAGTTACTACCAGTATATCTCACAATTTCATTAGAAAGACATTTTTCTCGCTGGCGTTCTGTGAGTGTTGCAGGCGGCTTTTGTTTCAAGGTTTTTATTGTAGGACGTGTGGTTATCGGTTCCATCAGAGGTGTGCAGCTGGTGTGCCGGCACTATGTCAACAAGTTAGAATGGAGGAAACCTACTATCAAGCGCTACTGGCGAGGAATGCAGAAGAAAAGGCTGGCATACTAATGCCATCGGATTATGGTATGAACAGATCATCCGATCAACGACATCCAAGGGCGTTCAGCCACGGAGAGAGATCGAGCTCAGCACCGAATGTCTGTATAAATGTAGTCAATCTACCAGGAACAACTGACTCTACTGGTTTGGAGGGCTTTGTGCATTTGGCCACTAACATTCCAAATCCCGCAACAGGCTCGTCGAGGCTGTCGCACAGTCAGAGTGCGCAGGCGTCGCCGACGAACGCGCTGAGGCCGTGGAGGCCTAGAGCCCGCAGTGCTGACGAAAGCGCCAACAAGAAGATTCATCGTGACTCGAGCAATAGAGAGCCCTGTGAGAACTGGGAAATATTGGCCGAAGAAATTCTTATCGGCCCACGCATTGGCTCCGGCTCGTTTGGAACTGTTTTCAAGGGACACTGGCATGGCCCGGTTGCTGTGAAAACGCTCAACGTAAAAGACCCGACACCTGCACAGTTGCAGGCGTTCAAAAACGAGGTCGCCGTACTCAGGAAAACCAGGCACGTCAACATTCTTCTCTTCATGGGCTGTGTTAGCAAACCTCAACTGGCTATTGTTACTCAGTGGTGTGAGGGCTCTAGTCTCTACAGGCATCTGCACGTTCTAGATTCAAAGTTCGAATTGCACACGTTAATTGATATTTCAAGGCAGACGGCACAGGGTATGGATTATTTGCATGCTAAGAACATTATTCACCGCGATCTAAAgagtaataatatatttttacaccACCCGGCTGTGAAGATCGGTGATTTCGGTCTAGCGACTGTGAAGACAAAGTGGTCGGGAGGACAGCAGTTTCACCAGCCTTCGGGTTCCGTCATGTGGATGGCACCAGAAGTGGTAAGGATGAAAGAGGAGAACCCGTACAGTTTCCAGTCGGATGTCTATGCTTATGGAATTGTGTTGTATGAACTGTTCTCTGGTGAACTGCCGTACGGCGCTGACCTCAACATGGATGTCATTTTGTACATGGTTGGGCGAGGTTGGAAGCGTCCGGACCTGGACAAGCTGCACTCGGAGACGCCCAAGGCGCTGAGGCGGCTGACTGAGGACTGCACAAAGTTCAACCGCGAGGAGAGGCCTCTCTTCAGACAGATCCTTGCCTCGCTTGAGAGTCTGTCGCGCGCCCTGCCCAAGATCCAGCGATCGACGTCCGAGCCGACGCTCAACCGCACTCAGCTGCAGTCCGAGGACTTTCTGCTCTACCCCTGTCCTTCGCCCAAGACGCCCGTCAACGCTCAGTATGGAGCATTTCCT
- the LOC111060037 gene encoding glycoprotein endo-alpha-1,2-mannosidase, whose protein sequence is MFPLKLCTVWIQRYGIVAAVFIVLTFLVIFTLKNNHEANNSHQEKKEIRKVSGFQGANKLNDDAAESILVPKIPSESELKQRWISDKVNRLSKRVKNSNLAKLAFVRPSIKPNYNVHVFYYPWYGNPEHDGEWLHWNHEYLPNWKKEDFKIYPTGRHKPPEDIGSNFYPALGCYSSRDPNIIDKHLKQIHDAGIGVLVVSWYPPNEKDTSDDFFMVLLDAAARHNLHVAPHLEPYEGRNAINQLTHLKYFLNKYANHSALHRMSLREKLLPVFYIYDSYRIDSSAWRELFSVNGQLSVRDTKYDGVFFGLLVDSQHCSEIKKSHFDGFYTYFASNGFSYGSSWKNWSLLARYALDNRLLFVPSVGPGYVDTRVRAWNAASSRHRRHGNYYEVAWRAALAARPPLLAITSFNEWHEGTQIEPARPRPDYMDYEPEGPDFYLNLTNYWIRQYTSQ, encoded by the exons ATGTTCCCTCTAAAATTATGTACAGTATGGATCCAAAGATATGGCATAGTTGCAGCAGTATTCATAGTCCTAACATTTCTGGTAATTTTTACATTGAAGAACAATCATGAAGCAAATAATTCGCATcaagaaaagaaagaaattcGTAAAGTGTCGGGTTTCCAAGGAGCTAATAAGCTGAACGATGATGCAGCCGAAAGCATTTTAGTCCCCAAAATACCTAGTGAATCTGAGCTGAAACAGAGATGGATCAGTGATAAAGTGAATCGATTATCTAAGAGAGTAAAAAATTCAAATCTTGCAAAATTAGCCTTTGTGAGGCCGTCTATTAAACCAAACTACAATGTTCATGTGTTTTATTATCCTTGGTATGGAAATCCGGAACACGATGGAGAATGGTTACACTGGAATCACGAGTATTTACCTAATTGGAAAAAagaagattttaaaatttatccaACTGGAAGACATAAGCCACCAGAAGATATAGGCTCTAATTTTTACCCAGCTCTGGGCTGCTACAGCTCTAGAGATCCAAACATTATTGACAAACATTTGAAACAGATTCATGATGCTGGAATAG GCGTTCTAGTCGTCTCGTGGTATCCTCCGAATGAGAAAGACACGTCAGATGACTTCTTTATGGTTTTGCTGGATGCGGCAGCCCGCCATAACCTGCACGTGGCGCCCCATTTGGAGCCCTATGAGGGGCGCAACGCTATCAATCAGCTCACTCACCTCAAGTACTTCCTTAACAAGTATGCAAATCATTCTGCGCTTCATCGTATGTCGTTGAGGGAAAAGCTCTTACCT GTTTTCTACATCTACGATTCTTATAGAATCGATTCAAGCGCCTGGCGTGAACTATTCAGTGTGAATGGTCAGCTGAGTGTTCGAGATACCAAGTATGACGGAGTATTTTTCGGCTTACTGGTCGACTCACAACATTGCTCGGAGATTAAGAAGTCACATTTTGATG GTTTCTACACGTACTTCGCGAGCAACGGCTTCTCGTACGGCTCGTCGTGGAAGAACTGGTCGCTGCTTGCGCGCTACGCGCTGGACAACCGGTTGCTGTTCGTGCCGTCGGTCGGTCCCGGCTACGTGGACACGCGTGTGCGAGCGTGGAACGCGGCCAGCAGCCGCCATCGTCGTCACGGCAACTACTACGAGGTGGCCTGGCGAGCGGCTCTGGCCGCACGGCCGCCCCTGCTTGCTATCACCTCCTTCAACGAGTGGCACGAGGGCACACAGATTGAGCCTGCCCGCCCTCGCCCCGACTACATGGACTACGAGCCCGAGGGACCCGACTTCTACCTCAACTTGACCAACTACTGGATCAGGCAGTATACTAGTCAATAA